One genomic segment of Pandoraea thiooxydans includes these proteins:
- a CDS encoding histidine phosphatase family protein, whose protein sequence is MPASTTLILIRHGETAWNRDKRIQGHLDIPLSEVGLAQAARLAYRFQQEQAAGADRIDVLYSSDLSRAAQTAAPLGDVCGLPVMQTGRLRERSYGAFEGLTADEIHAAYPEPYARWQSRDIHYAMPDGESLSAFYRRIVDGVEQLVERHAGARIACVAHGGVLDCLYRWAVGLPLDAPRTYPLLNASINGIEVDGENRRIGQWGDVAHLETDARDELNESAVADRVDPRVV, encoded by the coding sequence ATGCCAGCATCCACAACGTTGATTCTGATTCGCCATGGCGAGACCGCCTGGAATCGCGACAAGCGCATCCAGGGGCATCTCGATATCCCGTTGTCCGAGGTCGGGCTGGCGCAGGCGGCGCGACTCGCTTACCGATTTCAGCAAGAGCAGGCGGCTGGTGCGGACCGCATCGATGTGCTGTACAGCAGCGACCTGTCGCGCGCGGCCCAGACCGCAGCGCCACTGGGCGACGTCTGCGGCTTGCCAGTGATGCAAACGGGGCGTTTGCGTGAACGGTCCTATGGCGCGTTCGAGGGGCTGACGGCCGATGAGATACATGCCGCGTACCCTGAACCCTACGCGCGCTGGCAAAGCCGCGACATTCATTACGCGATGCCCGATGGCGAGTCGCTGAGTGCCTTCTATCGGCGCATCGTCGATGGCGTGGAGCAACTGGTGGAGCGCCATGCCGGCGCGCGCATCGCCTGCGTGGCCCACGGCGGCGTGCTCGACTGCCTCTACCGGTGGGCTGTCGGCCTGCCGCTCGACGCGCCACGAACCTATCCGCTACTCAATGCCAGCATCAACGGTATCGAGGTCGATGGCGAGAATCGCCGCATCGGGCAATGGGGCGACGTCGCCCACCTCGAGACCGATGCCCGCGACGAGCTGAACGAGAGCGCGGTCGCCGACCGGGTCGATCCCCGCGTCGTTTGA